The following coding sequences are from one Buchnera aphidicola (Periphyllus testudinaceus) window:
- a CDS encoding Sua5/YciO/YrdC/YwlC family protein has translation MNKNFFQSLKYCIRKLHKKKVIAYPTESIFGLGCDPDSEYAVKKLLFLKNRSVNKGFIILSSNYNQLLPYIIEKKILKKKDVLLQNKSFLTYLVPANPRIPFWLTGNSKFIAVRITKNKFIKNLCLFFGKPIISTSANISGNKPCINSQEIKDIFGKNFPILEGFLGNKKKPSKIINLLTGEKIRG, from the coding sequence ATGAATAAAAATTTTTTTCAATCTTTAAAATATTGTATAAGAAAATTACATAAAAAAAAAGTTATTGCTTATCCTACTGAATCAATTTTTGGATTAGGATGTGATCCAGATAGTGAGTATGCAGTGAAAAAATTATTATTTTTAAAAAATAGAAGTGTTAATAAAGGATTTATAATATTATCTAGTAATTATAATCAATTACTTCCATATATTATAGAAAAAAAAATTTTAAAAAAAAAAGATGTTTTATTACAAAATAAAAGTTTTTTAACTTATCTTGTTCCAGCAAATCCAAGAATACCTTTTTGGTTAACTGGAAATTCTAAATTTATAGCAGTGAGAATTACAAAAAATAAGTTTATTAAAAATTTATGTTTATTTTTTGGAAAACCAATTATTTCTACTAGTGCTAATATTTCTGGAAATAAACCTTGTATAAATTCTCAAGAAATTAAAGATATTTTTGGAAAAAATTTTCCAATATTAGAAGGTTTTTTAGGAAATAAAAAAAAACCTTCAAAAATTATTAATTTGTTAACTGGAGAAAAAATTCGTGGTTAA